The Salmo trutta chromosome 6, fSalTru1.1, whole genome shotgun sequence genomic sequence tcatgaggaccgacacaggaaaggaagacccagagttacctctgctgcagaggatgtgttcattagttaccagcctcagaaattgcagccaaaataaatccttcacagagttcaagtaacacacatctcaacatcaactgttcagaggagactgcgtgaattgaggccttcatggtcgaattgctgcaaagaaaccactactaaaggacatcaataagaagaagaagagatttgcttgggccaagatacACGAGCAAATTACATtagaaatttgagatttttggttccaaccgccgtgtctttgtgagagacagagtaagtgaccggatgatctctgcatgtgtggttctcaccgtgaagcatggaggaggaagtgcgggggtgctttgctgatgacactgagtgatttatttagaattcaaggcacacttaaccggcatggctaccacaacattctgcaggaatacgccatcccatctggtttgcgcttagtggtactatcatttgtttttcaactggacaatgacccaacacacctccaggctgtgtaagggctatttgaccaagaaggagagtgatgtagtgctacatcagatgatctggcctccacaatcacttgacctcaacccaattgagatggtttgggatgagttggaccgcagagtgaaggaaaagtggccaacaagtgcttagcatatgtgggaactccttcaagacttttggaaaagcattccaggtgaagctggttgagagaatgccaagactgtgcaaagctgttaaggcaaagggtggctactttgaagaatctcaaatataaaatatattttgatttaacaaatTTTTTTGGGcggggggttactacatgattccaaatgtgttatttcatagttttgatttcttcacttattctacaatgtggaaaatagtaaaaaatacattaaaacccttgaatgagtagctgtgtacaaacctttgactggtactgtataatagcATCTTAATTAATAATCTGTATAATAGCATCTgataataatcctgcagcaacaagaaaCGTGAAATATTATGTCtgtaggggttgatatatttttcgtaagggcaaatcaagtctgaaatttcaaagtgggaAATGtataaacttcagaagccttttttgaACCTCATGTTgccctgcaacagggtgatcaaattaagatcctatatctctACCACTGGGTAGCCTACATTacaaataatgtaaaaaaatatatatatatccaaatGTTCACTACAAGGTCAGTCTGTATGCTCTCCTGTTCTTAAGTACTCTCTGTTGTCTCAGTCATGGGGCACTTCAAGATGGAAAGGCTGTGGACCTGGTCCTGAGCTGTGTGGACAACTTTGAGGCCCGGATGGTCATCAACACAGTCAGTACTAACATATATCCCTCATTCCCTGACTATAAAACATACATTATTGAGTTGGTGAAGATCAGATGACGTATGTTGGTCATCTTCTTCTTGCTGCCTAGGCATGTAACGAGCTGAGTCAGATCTGGATGGAGTCGGGTGTTAGTGAGAATGCCGTGTCTGGACATATCCAGCTCATCATCCCTGGGGAGACGGCCTGCTTCGCAGTATGTCACAACACACACTTACTTTATAGGCAATAGGCAGTGTCAGAAAATGAATTGCGGCAGATGGCGTTACGCTTGCCCAATGTTAACTTTTATGCCTTTCCATAACCCTTATCTTAATTCACTGAAGCTATTCTGAACCTTAACCTTAATTAATTTTCACCCCCCCTAACAGCCTTCCACCCGTATGCCTAAacgtatgttttttttttgttctgcCAGTTTCCTAAGCAATATTGTTCTCTACCCCGTATAAATTGATGTCTGTAAACTCACCCAAAACACAAGCTTTGATTGCCATAGATGACATTAGTTGATGATATGGAGTTGAAAATGATCACCTGGGGGTGTATTCAGTGATGAAACGTTCTGAACGTCTGTCCTACGCGGTACATTTCTATCCGAATGTTCTGTGATGTTGCATCCTCTGAACATGGCCCTGTTTTTGGGCCATGCAATGCACTTATATCCTTCTCCATGTGGCAGTGTGCTCCTCCCCTCGTGGTGGCGGCCAACATCGATGAGAAGACCCTGAAGAGGGAGGGGGTGTGTGCTGCCAGCCTACCCACCACCATGGGCGTGGTGGCAGGGATCCTGGTCCAAAACGTCCTCAAGTAAGATATGGAAGATTGTTTGTAAATGAgccctgggtcatattcattaggcaccaaacggaataCAACGTATTGAAAccgggagggactacctgaacttgtccaaatAAGAAACACTTGGTTTTTCTGGTGTGAAGGGTTTTGCTACGATGCGCCCTAATGAGTATGACCCTGATCATAGCCCACAATTCACAAATGCCCATAACAGGGTTTCCTATGAAGATACTCTAACTGTGGGTTGTGGTCCTCAGGTACCTGTTGAAGTTTGGCACAGTCAGTCACTACCTGGGCTACAACGCTATGCAGGACTTCTTCCCCACTATGGCCATGAAGGCCAACCCCACGTGCGATGACCGCCACTGCAGGAAACAGCAGGACGACTATAAGGTGACTGACCAAGGaggcctttttaaaaaaaatctttccctcttctctctctctcatatatcaTGACCTGGGCTGTGTGAGGGGATGTACATGACCTGGTACAGTTGTAATTcagttgtgtttgtgtttgtgtttgcgcTTTGTGGCCCAAAGAAAAAAGAGGCAGAGCGGCCGAAAAAGGTTGTAGAGCaggcggtggaggaggaggtggttcaCGAGGAGAACGACTGGGGTGAGTTAGCTAGAGTATTGATATTGCCTAAATGTGTTGTCCATAGTAAGTGATCCTGTCTAGCTACCATTACTGACCTATGGTTTTACCTCTGTTAGGTATTGAGCTTGTGTCGGAGCAGACGGACGAGGAACTCCAGGCCGCCTCCGGCCCAGTCCCTGACCTCCCAGAGGGCATCACTGTGGCCTACACCATCCCTGACAAGGTCACTACCAGGCAAACCTTATAAGAATACTATATTTTTTGTAGCGATTTCTTAACGAACGGCGACAACGCGACGCTCCTTGTTGGTCTTGAACCCGGGGTCTTCAAGCCACTAGGCACACCTGCTAAACACTGCTCCAGTAAGGCATCTCAAGTAAGTTTTAGACTAATAATGCCATTTGTATTCTTTTCCAGGAGACGGGGACATCAGAAGGGGAGACGGTGGAGGAAACGGAACAGAGTCTAGAGGAGCTGATGGCTCAGATGAGGAAGATGTAACTAGGGCCGGACAATCTGTCGTTATTATCGTCATGCATCGCTTATCTCAGCAACATCACAGTGAACCTACACAGCAAATCGGCCAGTGTTGCCTAGTGTtgatttggatttttttttttggtgtaACATTTGTAGTATTTGAAGGAGTTAATaaggctttacagtaaccagtgtgttaatttaacactgaaaagtgtgGACCCCGTATAGACACTGGAACAGTTACATTTAAGACTGTGTTGATGTAACACTGGCGAATTTGCTGTGTACCGCCTTTTTAATAACGAAGCAGACACAACGCAAAGCTCAATTGCAGGAGGTATGCTGTATCTTACTGTCTCCCGATGTTCTAAAATGGAGCCAAGTTCTTTCTTACCCTCTAACCCTACTACAGTATCAATACTCCTTAATGCAAGTACTTTTGCTCTTTTGACAAAGCGAATGCAATGCATGGTTAATGACCTTAAGTGCTGCTGCTGAGAATGATCTACATATTCCCCAAGGGTAGGAATTTACTTGTGTAAGCCCGTTCAGTATGGAAGCATATAGCTGTCGAAATTTCCTTTTTTGAATTTCAGCATCGGAGAGCACAAACTGGTAGTTGAAATAACCCATCCTGACCCTAAATCGTATGTAATTCTCTTAAATTAATTCTCGTTTTGTTGTAATGAACCAGGTACATACAGATGTTATCGGTCTGATGAATTATGCATATGTGTCAACTGTTGACTGAGAGGAAAGATTGTTGTAACACTCGGAATTGAATATTGCCGAAGTTCAGCATTACAGCGTGATTTAAATTGAAAGGCAATATTCCCACGGTAGTGGAGACCACGTTCACAgttgcatatgtcggctcaatcggaaatgaccttaaCGTTTCTATCACGCAATCTAACGCCTCAGTGGTACAGCTTGAACGACGCCCTAAGCCTCCGATCAACTACTTCTACTGTATAGAATGCTTATTAATGAATTAAACTGGATTGTAAAATGCATTTCCCACCTTCTAAAACATTTTGAATGATAGTGAACGAGGCCTAACATTTCTCCGCATGACCAACCTGCCTTTACTGTATCTGCGCCctgtctagctctggtccatacCGCGACGGAAAAACGAGTGGGCTCTGCCTTCATTGTTGCGGTGGCGCgatggaccactgctactccatgTCATGCTCTCAGCTGTTTAAACTGATATATACCTGTAACCTGAAACAGTCTCTGCTGAAACTGTATTGACTGACTCTCTGTGCCCACCTTGTTTTCAATAAAGTATTTATTAGCCAGAATACATTTGATTAGTTTATGGTATTTCATTTACAGATTCTTACACAATGACATGAGTACGACAATGCACTTAAGAGTATATGTTTGGCACATATGACAGGGTTTTGGTACCTTGCCTCACCCTTGGCTTCATGTACAGTCACACAGACAATGAAGGCTCAActtattcattagtgcacaaagtagcaaaatgttttattggacaagttcagggtAGTCCCTCAACGCTTCGGTCCATTTTCTTCCATTTGATGTCTAGTGAATACACCTCAGTGAAATTGTGTGGTGAGAGATCCAACACGTCAGAACCTCTGCAATAGGGCAGAATTCTGAAAAACTGATGGCATGGGTTGAAAACCCATTATTTTACTTGCATAAATACTTTACGTGaggtaaatacatttaaaactgcTCAGTGATATACAATTATTGATATGCATCATGGCATGAGATCAAGGTTCCATCTTGAAGCAGGCATATGTCATAGTTTACATGAATAAAATATCTATTACTGTACTGCATGAAGACTTGGCACTGATTGCATAACCGGCACAGCAAAAGTACCTGAGCTCAGTATTCTATAACAATACAGCtccaaaatgtgtttttatatGAGCATGCATACGAtagttacagtgaggggaaaaaagtttttgatcccctgctgattttgtacgtttgcccactgacaaagaaatgatcagtctataattttaatggtaggttgatttgaacagtgagagacagaataacaacaaaaaaatccagaaaaacgcatgtcaaaaatgttataaaaggatttgcattttaatgagggaaataagtatttgacccctcctcaaaacatgacttagtacttggtggcaaaacccttgttggcaatcacagaggtcagatgtttcttgtagttggccaccaagtttgcacacatctcaggagggattttgtcccactcctttggagatcttctccaagtcattaaggttgaggctgacgtttggcaactcgaaccttcagctccctccacagattttctatgggattatggtctggagactggctaggccactccaggaccttaatgtgcttcttcttgagccactcctttgttgccttgggtcattgtcctgctggaatacccatccacgacccattttcaatgccctggctgagggaaggagattctcatccaagatttgacggtacatggccccgtccatctttccttttgatgcggtgaagtagTCTTGTCCCCTTagtgaaaaacacccccaaagcataatgtttccacctccatgtttgacggtggggagggtgttcttggggtcataggcagcattcctcctcctccaaacgcggcgagttgagttgatgccaaagatataaattttggtctcatctgaccacaacactttcaacccagttgtcctctgaatcattcagatgttcattggcaaacttcagacgggcatgtatatgtgctttcttgagcagggggatcttgtgggcgctgcaggatttccgtccttcacggcgtagtgcgttaccaattgttttcttggtgactatggtcccagctgccttgagatcattgacaagctcctcccgtgtagttctgggctggttcctcaccgttctcatgatcattgcaactccacgaagtgagatcttgcatggggccccaggccgagggagattgacagttcttttgtgtttcttccatttgcgaataatcgcaccaactgttgtcaccttctcaccaagctgcttgccgatggtcttgtagcccattccagccttgtgtaggtctacaatcttgt encodes the following:
- the LOC115195817 gene encoding ubiquitin-like modifier-activating enzyme 5 isoform X1, which translates into the protein MTSVEELKLRVRELENELIKCKQKRCTAMCAEEPADNNHPHHRPRIDKMSAEVVDSNPYSRLMALKRMGIVEDYEKIRTFTVAVVGVGGVGSVTAEMLTRCGIGKLILFDYDKVELANMNRLFFQPHQAGLSKVEAAEHTLRTINPDVQFETHNYNITTMDNFAHFMDRISHGALQDGKAVDLVLSCVDNFEARMVINTACNELSQIWMESGVSENAVSGHIQLIIPGETACFACAPPLVVAANIDEKTLKREGVCAASLPTTMGVVAGILVQNVLKYLLKFGTVSHYLGYNAMQDFFPTMAMKANPTCDDRHCRKQQDDYKKKEAERPKKVVEQAVEEEVVHEENDWGIELVSEQTDEELQAASGPVPDLPEGITVAYTIPDKETGTSEGETVEETEQSLEELMAQMRKM
- the LOC115195817 gene encoding ubiquitin-like modifier-activating enzyme 5 isoform X2, with the translated sequence MNRLFFQPHQAGLSKVEAAEHTLRTINPDVQFETHNYNITTMDNFAHFMDRISHGALQDGKAVDLVLSCVDNFEARMVINTACNELSQIWMESGVSENAVSGHIQLIIPGETACFACAPPLVVAANIDEKTLKREGVCAASLPTTMGVVAGILVQNVLKYLLKFGTVSHYLGYNAMQDFFPTMAMKANPTCDDRHCRKQQDDYKKKEAERPKKVVEQAVEEEVVHEENDWGIELVSEQTDEELQAASGPVPDLPEGITVAYTIPDKETGTSEGETVEETEQSLEELMAQMRKM